A window from Miscanthus floridulus cultivar M001 unplaced genomic scaffold, ASM1932011v1 os_1376_2_3, whole genome shotgun sequence encodes these proteins:
- the LOC136533974 gene encoding uncharacterized protein isoform X2, with the protein MEEFARAVEDGLKLSKRLVLPGGLPPPRPPAGMERTVSAAAASGPDPRLLPTAPMAYAVVTDPAAVDTPDVPSYQPYVYGHLDPPALIPLQMKEVDLAVDCALDAAHVTLRARWWLHCITRSRECNVRLVVPLAEQGSILGAEVTVGRRSYNTQVIEVEDTLENHAKIESGGLLKPHLFFLTIPQVEGGADICATFRWSQKLLYDSGRFSVEIPFRYPYFANPLPKVFMKREKIQLSVNSGFSKEVLLQGTSHPLKEKSRQGDKLFFHHETIVENWSSKDFNFSYSVYSGDLSGGVLVQPATLRDYDERDMFCIFLLPGSGNRKVFRKAVVFIVDTSGSMQGRPLENVKRAVSTALSELVEGDYFNIITFNDELHSFSSCLEQVNDKAIASATDWMNANFVAEGGTDVMHPLSEALALLSSVHDTLPQIYLITDGSVDDEHNICQTTKTELTNRGSKSPRISTFGLASVENRILKWFRRASSTIVANISIDAMTHLDEFEVDSEYIPDLSANSPLCVSGKYQGKLPHTVKAKGYLADMKEISIELKVQQLKEIPLDKVLVTQQIDLMTAKAWLSADKQLERKVIKLSIQNGVPSEYTEMILLQTNLDKVDGTQKVKQKLKGQKGRDEQRILLHGLKLGFGNKDATRENLITGFGDMNPAEKLVMLQKGNGCCSRVADCLCCMCCIKACNRMNDQCAILMAQICAALACLGCYECCAEVCCGESES; encoded by the exons ATGGAGGAGttcgcgcgcgcggtggaggacgGGCTCAAGCTCTCGAAGCGGCTCGTGCTCCCGGGAGGGCTGCCCCCGCCGCGCCCGCCGGCGGGGATGGAGCGCACCGTGTCGGCCGCCGCGGCGTCGGGGCCCGACCCGCGGCTGCTCCCCACGGCGCCGATGGCCTACGCGGTGGTCACCGACCCGGCCGCCGTCGACACTCCCGACGTGCCCAGCTACCAGCCCTACGTCTACGGCCACCTCGACCCGCCCGCGCTCATCCCGCTGCAGATGAAGGAGGTCGACCTGGCCGTCGACTGCGCGCTCGACGCCGCGCACGTCACCCTGCGCGCGCGCTGGTGGCTGCACTGCATCACGCGAAGCCGCGAGTGCAACGTGCGCCTCGTCGTGCCCTTGGCCGAGCAG GGTTCAATTCTAGGCGCTGAGGTTACTGTCGGAAGAAGATCATATAATACCCAAGTAATCGAAGTAGAAGACACTTTGGAGAATCATGCAAAAATTGAGAGTGGTGGCCTTCTGAAGCCACATCTGTTTTTCTTGACAATACCTCAG GTTGAGGGAGGAGCAGACATTTGTGCTACATTTCGATGGTCTCAGAAGTTACTATATGACAGTGGCCGTTTCTCTGTTGAAATACCTTTCCGTTATCCATACTTTGCCAACCCATTACCAAAAGTGTTCATGAAGAGGGAAAAAATTCAGTTGTCTGTGAACAGTGGTTTCAGTAAAGAGGTTTTGCTGCAAGGAACAAGCCACCCGTTGAAG GAAAAGAGTAGGCAGGGAGATAAATTGTTTTTCCATCATGAAACCATTGTTGAGAATTGGTCGAGCAAAGATTTCAATTTTTCATACAGT GTTTACTCTGGCGATTTGTCTGGTGGTGTGCTTGTGCAACCCGCAACATTACGTGACTATGATGAAAGAGATATGTTCTGCATTTTTCTTCTACCTGGAAGTGGCAACAGAAAG GTATTCAGAAAAGCAGTTGTGTTTATTGTTGACACAAGTGGAAGCATGCAAGGAAGGCCTCTTGAGAATGTCAAGCGTGCAGTTTCTACTGCTCTTTCAGAGCTTGTGGAAGGGGATTACTTCAACATTATAACATTTAATGACGAGCTTCACTCATTCTCTTCCTGTTTAGAGCAAGTAAATGACAAAGCAATAGCAAGTGCAACTGATTGGATGAATGCAAACTTTGTTGCTGAGGGTGGCACAGATGTTATGCATCCTTTGAGTGAG GCACTGGCATTACTATCAAGTGTTCATGACACACTTCCACAAATATATCTTATTACTGATGGTTCTGTTGATGATGAGCATAACATCTGCCAAACTACAAAAACTGAGCTTACCAACAGAGGCTCTAAATCTCCCCGAATTTCTACTTTTGGACTAG CATCAGTCGAAAATCGGATTCTAAAGTGGTTCAGGAGAGCATCAAGTACAATTGTGGCAAATATCTCCATTGATGCTATGACACATCTTGATGAATTCGAA GTGGATTCTGAGTACATTCCAGACCTTTCAGCAAACTCTCCTTTGTGTGTATCTGGAAAATACCAAGGAAAACTCCCACACACAGTTAAAGCTAAAGGTTACTTAGCTGACATGAAGGAAATCTCGATTGAACTGAAGGTCCAACAACTAAAGGAAATACCTCTTGACAAA GTATTGGTGACACAACAGATTGATCTTATGACAGCAAAGGCATGGCTTTCGGCAGACAAACAACTGGAGAGAAAG GTGATTAAATTAAGCATACAAAATGGTGTTCCATCGGAGTACACAGAAATGATCTTACTTCAAACAAATCTGGATAAAGTAGATGGAACACAAAAG GTCAAGCAAAAACTAAAAGGACAGAAAGGCAGAGATGAGCAACGGATCCTGCTTCATGGCCTGAAACTGGGATTCGGTAACAAAGACGCTACAAGGGAAAATCTCATCACAGGATTTGGGGACATGAATCCGGCAGAAAAACTTGTGATGCTCCAAAAGGGAAATGGCTGTTGCAGCCGCGTCGCTGACTGCCTCTGCTGCATGTGCTGCATCAAGGCGTGCAACAGGATGAACGACCAGTGCGCCATTCTGATGGCACAGATCTGCGCGGCTCTAGCGTGCCTTGGCTGCTACGAGTGCTGTGCGGAGGTGTGCTGCGGAGAGTCAGAGTCGTAG
- the LOC136533974 gene encoding uncharacterized protein isoform X1, producing the protein MEEFARAVEDGLKLSKRLVLPGGLPPPRPPAGMERTVSAAAASGPDPRLLPTAPMAYAVVTDPAAVDTPDVPSYQPYVYGHLDPPALIPLQMKEVDLAVDCALDAAHVTLRARWWLHCITRSRECNVRLVVPLAEQGSILGAEVTVGRRSYNTQVIEVEDTLENHAKIESGGLLKPHLFFLTIPQVEGGADICATFRWSQKLLYDSGRFSVEIPFRYPYFANPLPKVFMKREKIQLSVNSGFSKEVLLQGTSHPLKEKSRQGDKLFFHHETIVENWSSKDFNFSYSVYSGDLSGGVLVQPATLRDYDERDMFCIFLLPGSGNRKVFRKAVVFIVDTSGSMQGRPLENVKRAVSTALSELVEGDYFNIITFNDELHSFSSCLEQVNDKAIASATDWMNANFVAEGGTDVMHPLSEALALLSSVHDTLPQIYLITDGSVDDEHNICQTTKTELTNRGSKSPRISTFGLGSYCNHYFLCMLASIGKGHYDAALETASVENRILKWFRRASSTIVANISIDAMTHLDEFEVDSEYIPDLSANSPLCVSGKYQGKLPHTVKAKGYLADMKEISIELKVQQLKEIPLDKVLVTQQIDLMTAKAWLSADKQLERKVIKLSIQNGVPSEYTEMILLQTNLDKVDGTQKVKQKLKGQKGRDEQRILLHGLKLGFGNKDATRENLITGFGDMNPAEKLVMLQKGNGCCSRVADCLCCMCCIKACNRMNDQCAILMAQICAALACLGCYECCAEVCCGESES; encoded by the exons ATGGAGGAGttcgcgcgcgcggtggaggacgGGCTCAAGCTCTCGAAGCGGCTCGTGCTCCCGGGAGGGCTGCCCCCGCCGCGCCCGCCGGCGGGGATGGAGCGCACCGTGTCGGCCGCCGCGGCGTCGGGGCCCGACCCGCGGCTGCTCCCCACGGCGCCGATGGCCTACGCGGTGGTCACCGACCCGGCCGCCGTCGACACTCCCGACGTGCCCAGCTACCAGCCCTACGTCTACGGCCACCTCGACCCGCCCGCGCTCATCCCGCTGCAGATGAAGGAGGTCGACCTGGCCGTCGACTGCGCGCTCGACGCCGCGCACGTCACCCTGCGCGCGCGCTGGTGGCTGCACTGCATCACGCGAAGCCGCGAGTGCAACGTGCGCCTCGTCGTGCCCTTGGCCGAGCAG GGTTCAATTCTAGGCGCTGAGGTTACTGTCGGAAGAAGATCATATAATACCCAAGTAATCGAAGTAGAAGACACTTTGGAGAATCATGCAAAAATTGAGAGTGGTGGCCTTCTGAAGCCACATCTGTTTTTCTTGACAATACCTCAG GTTGAGGGAGGAGCAGACATTTGTGCTACATTTCGATGGTCTCAGAAGTTACTATATGACAGTGGCCGTTTCTCTGTTGAAATACCTTTCCGTTATCCATACTTTGCCAACCCATTACCAAAAGTGTTCATGAAGAGGGAAAAAATTCAGTTGTCTGTGAACAGTGGTTTCAGTAAAGAGGTTTTGCTGCAAGGAACAAGCCACCCGTTGAAG GAAAAGAGTAGGCAGGGAGATAAATTGTTTTTCCATCATGAAACCATTGTTGAGAATTGGTCGAGCAAAGATTTCAATTTTTCATACAGT GTTTACTCTGGCGATTTGTCTGGTGGTGTGCTTGTGCAACCCGCAACATTACGTGACTATGATGAAAGAGATATGTTCTGCATTTTTCTTCTACCTGGAAGTGGCAACAGAAAG GTATTCAGAAAAGCAGTTGTGTTTATTGTTGACACAAGTGGAAGCATGCAAGGAAGGCCTCTTGAGAATGTCAAGCGTGCAGTTTCTACTGCTCTTTCAGAGCTTGTGGAAGGGGATTACTTCAACATTATAACATTTAATGACGAGCTTCACTCATTCTCTTCCTGTTTAGAGCAAGTAAATGACAAAGCAATAGCAAGTGCAACTGATTGGATGAATGCAAACTTTGTTGCTGAGGGTGGCACAGATGTTATGCATCCTTTGAGTGAG GCACTGGCATTACTATCAAGTGTTCATGACACACTTCCACAAATATATCTTATTACTGATGGTTCTGTTGATGATGAGCATAACATCTGCCAAACTACAAAAACTGAGCTTACCAACAGAGGCTCTAAATCTCCCCGAATTTCTACTTTTGGACTAG GATCGTATTGCAACCACTATTTCCTGTGCATGTTAGCTTCAATTGGCAAGGGACATTACGATGCTGCACTTGAGACAG CATCAGTCGAAAATCGGATTCTAAAGTGGTTCAGGAGAGCATCAAGTACAATTGTGGCAAATATCTCCATTGATGCTATGACACATCTTGATGAATTCGAA GTGGATTCTGAGTACATTCCAGACCTTTCAGCAAACTCTCCTTTGTGTGTATCTGGAAAATACCAAGGAAAACTCCCACACACAGTTAAAGCTAAAGGTTACTTAGCTGACATGAAGGAAATCTCGATTGAACTGAAGGTCCAACAACTAAAGGAAATACCTCTTGACAAA GTATTGGTGACACAACAGATTGATCTTATGACAGCAAAGGCATGGCTTTCGGCAGACAAACAACTGGAGAGAAAG GTGATTAAATTAAGCATACAAAATGGTGTTCCATCGGAGTACACAGAAATGATCTTACTTCAAACAAATCTGGATAAAGTAGATGGAACACAAAAG GTCAAGCAAAAACTAAAAGGACAGAAAGGCAGAGATGAGCAACGGATCCTGCTTCATGGCCTGAAACTGGGATTCGGTAACAAAGACGCTACAAGGGAAAATCTCATCACAGGATTTGGGGACATGAATCCGGCAGAAAAACTTGTGATGCTCCAAAAGGGAAATGGCTGTTGCAGCCGCGTCGCTGACTGCCTCTGCTGCATGTGCTGCATCAAGGCGTGCAACAGGATGAACGACCAGTGCGCCATTCTGATGGCACAGATCTGCGCGGCTCTAGCGTGCCTTGGCTGCTACGAGTGCTGTGCGGAGGTGTGCTGCGGAGAGTCAGAGTCGTAG